In Gossypium hirsutum isolate 1008001.06 chromosome D06, Gossypium_hirsutum_v2.1, whole genome shotgun sequence, one genomic interval encodes:
- the LOC107900169 gene encoding fasciclin-like arabinogalactan protein 14, with the protein MSSQAVAFLSSIFFVLSALAADAFNINKMLSAYPDFTNFNNLLIQTGIAGEINKKHRVTVLVVANSNMAAVNGVSKDAMKEVLGVHVILDYYDEAKLKQLQTKQATILTTLYQESGRAKNQQGFLNMTNTGNTPVVFASAAPGSKLDCTLVKQITAQPPKVSVLQVSNIINIASISNSASYLPDASAPKLRKALAPAPSRAEAPAVSQISPTKPPSSNANANANANANAPAPASTSSVVSLPSRDYLASSILMIFSWAWLLLPMV; encoded by the coding sequence ATGTCTTCTCAAGCTGTCGCATTTCTCTCTAGCATTTTCTTTGTCTTATCAGCATTAGCTGCTGATGCTTTTAACATCAACAAGATGCTCAGCGCCTACCCGGATTTCACAAACTTCAACAACTTGTTGATTCAAACGGGTATTGCTGGTGAAATCAACAAGAAGCATAGAGTCACTGTTCTTGTTGTTGCCAATTCTAATATGGCTGCAGTCAATGGAGTATCCAAAGATGCAATGAAGGAGGTCTTGGGCGTGCATGTGATACTCGATTATTATGATGAAGCCAAGCTAAAACAACTGCAAACAAAACAAGCAACCATTCTCACAACACTTTACCAAGAAAGCGGTAGAGCCAAAAATCAGCAAGGTTTCTTGAATATGACCAACACGGGCAATACACCAGTGGTTTTTGCATCTGCTGCTCCAGGTTCTAAACTTGATTGTACATTAGTTAAACAAATTACAGCGCAACCTCCTAAGGTTTCAGTACTCCAAGTcagtaatattataaatatagcCTCAATTTCAAATTCTGCATCTTACCTCCCTGATGCTTCCGCTCCAAAATTGAGGAAGGCACTGGCACCAGCTCCTAGTCGTGCTGAGGCTCCAGCTGTATCACAGATTAGCCCTACCAAGCCACCATCTTCTAATGCTAATGCTAATGCTAATGCTAATGCTAATGCTCCTGCTCCTGCCAGTACAAGTTCTGTTGTATCCCTTCCTTCTAGGGATTATCTGGCTTCCAGCATCCTTATGATTTTCAGTTGGGCTTGGTTACTGCTTCCAATGGTTTGA